In the genome of Calditrichota bacterium, one region contains:
- a CDS encoding bifunctional enoyl-CoA hydratase/phosphate acetyltransferase, which produces MIVNFDALLNHALGLGKKIVAIANAQDRAALQALADARKLGLVEGMLFGDEPQIRAILSELDVPDAQKIPIYHFSTEAEAVRKAVEAVSRRSADILLKGRVKTSTLLKAALNPEGGLRTGRLLSDVFLFENPARSGNQLVMITDGGVTILPDLEQKIQIIQNAVELAHFLGNSLPKVALLSAVETVVPSIPSTIDAAILSKMNQRGQIKGCIIDGPLALDNAVSPEALKMKGIQSPVEGMADILVPPEMVSANLLAKSTTYWAKFRLGHVIMGAKAPILIPSRADTPDAKLLSMAIGAIVANR; this is translated from the coding sequence ATGATAGTAAATTTTGACGCCCTCTTGAATCACGCACTGGGTTTGGGCAAAAAAATCGTGGCCATTGCCAATGCCCAGGATCGGGCGGCATTACAGGCTCTGGCAGACGCCCGAAAATTGGGGTTGGTTGAGGGAATGCTTTTTGGTGACGAACCCCAGATTCGGGCCATTTTGAGCGAATTGGATGTGCCTGATGCCCAAAAGATTCCGATTTATCATTTTTCGACGGAAGCGGAAGCCGTGCGTAAAGCCGTGGAAGCGGTCAGCCGCCGGTCCGCCGATATTTTGCTCAAAGGGCGCGTCAAAACCAGTACCTTACTAAAGGCGGCCCTGAATCCGGAGGGCGGACTTCGAACCGGCCGTCTTTTGAGTGACGTGTTTCTGTTTGAAAACCCCGCCCGCAGCGGGAATCAGCTGGTTATGATTACCGACGGCGGGGTTACTATTTTGCCCGATCTGGAGCAGAAAATTCAAATCATCCAAAATGCGGTTGAATTAGCCCATTTTCTTGGAAATTCCCTTCCCAAAGTGGCCCTGCTCTCTGCGGTGGAAACCGTCGTTCCAAGCATACCGTCCACAATAGATGCTGCCATTCTTTCAAAAATGAATCAGCGCGGGCAAATTAAAGGCTGTATAATTGATGGCCCTCTGGCTCTGGACAATGCTGTCTCACCGGAGGCCCTGAAAATGAAGGGGATTCAGTCCCCTGTTGAGGGAATGGCCGACATCCTGGTGCCGCCGGAAATGGTTTCGGCCAACCTGCTGGCAAAAAGCACCACTTACTGGGCAAAATTTCGTTTGGGACACGTGATAATGGGGGCCAAAGCACCTATTCTGATTCCGTCCCGGGCAGACACCCCCGATGCCAAGCTGCTTTCGATGGCCATTGGAGCCATTGTAGCCAATCGCTGA